Proteins encoded together in one Bactrocera neohumeralis isolate Rockhampton unplaced genomic scaffold, APGP_CSIRO_Bneo_wtdbg2-racon-allhic-juicebox.fasta_v2 cluster11, whole genome shotgun sequence window:
- the LOC126766145 gene encoding uncharacterized protein LOC126766145, with the protein MNFLINIAIDNFESSDNNLLLKYEKNRKQSFLRKRKWFLAEISKKRTVTKMIKVWKTIPLYHDDTYFTHFRLTCETFADLKNALESFWSKPHGEYSLEHSLHMTLWKLSNSRVTYRELADRFNVGQGTAHKLFLKTIKTICKLKNEICLPSVLQQKKIMENFQTSRLNSFPFVVGCLDGMHFKINTPQTDAISYYDRKGNFLVIMQAICDSKFFFLDVFIGYPGSCHDANVWKNSPLYKGITSGQIKLAKDAIILADSAYPVSRYLIALFRDNGHHSREEKQFNYYMSSTRVFIEQTFGIFRAKFKILNHIDMRNIEDISTVILACAILHNFILRSNPVHSEDNHTSMPENLENSNDHDMIELPENINDTNEGIVRRNNLKMLFIS; encoded by the exons atgaactttttaataaatatagcgATAGATAATTTTGAAAGCAGTGATAATAACCTGCTGCTTAAgtatgaaaaaaatagaaaacaaagttttttaagAAAGAGAAAGTGGTTCCTcgctgaaatttcaaaaaagagaACAGTGACGAAGATGATAAAGGTTTGGAAAACAATTCCATTGTACCATGATGATACATATTTCACGCATTTTCGCTTGACTTGTGAAACATTTGCA GACTTGAAAAATGCGTTAGAATCTTTTTGGTCAAAACCACACGGGGAATATTCCTTGGAACATTCCTTGCATATGACTCTTTGGAAGCTAAGCAATAGTAGAGTCACATATCGAGAGCTTGCCGATAGATTTAATGTTGGGCAAGGAACTGCCCACAAACTTTTCCTTAAAACAATCAAGACAATCTGCAAACTTAAAAACGAGATATGTTTGCCGTCAGTTTTgcagcagaaaaaaataatggaaaactttcaaacaagCCGGCTAAATTCATTTCCTTTTGTTGTCGGATGCTTAGATGGAAtgcatttcaaaattaacaCTCCTCAAACAGATGCAATCAGTTATTATGACCGTAAAggaaattttttagttattatgcAG GCCATATGCGACAGTAAGTTCTTTTTTTTAGATGTGTTCATCGGCTACCCAGGTAGCTGTCATGATGCCAATGTGTGGAAAAATAGTCCACTTTACAAAGGGATCACATCTGGACAAATAAAACTTGCGAAAGATGCAATTATTCTAGCCGATTCAGCATATCCTGTTTCAAGATACTTAATTGCTCTTTTTAGAGATAACGGACATCATTCCAGAGAGGAAAAACAATTCAACTATTATATGAGTTCAACCCGAGTATTTATCGAGCAAACATTTGGAATTTTCAGGGCTAAGTTCAAAATATTGAATCATATTGATATGCGCAATATAGAAGACATATCAACTGTGATATTAGCTTGCgcaattttacataattttatactGCGAAGCAATCCGGTTCATTCTGAAGACAATCATACGAGTATGcctgaaaatttagaaaattcaaaTGATCACGATATGATTGAACTAcctgaaaatataaatgacaCTAATGAAGGAATTGTCAGACGAAATAACTTGAAAATGCTATTTATTTCATAG